In the Wyeomyia smithii strain HCP4-BCI-WySm-NY-G18 chromosome 2, ASM2978416v1, whole genome shotgun sequence genome, one interval contains:
- the LOC129724180 gene encoding uncharacterized protein LOC129724180, producing MKFLVVTVALIVLAVALVSAVPAVNDESIFGGDVYAAELDGSFNPQDPQSFFKLKKLKKLLFLG from the exons atgaaatttttagtaGTG ACCGTTGCCCTAATCGTCCTCGCCGTGGCCCTTGTGTCCGCCGTGCCTGCCGTCAACGATGAGTCCATCTTCGGTGGAGACGTGTACGCAGCCGAACTGGACGGCAGCTTCAACCCACAGGACCCACAGTCGTTCTTCAAGCTGAAGAAGCTGAAGAAATTGCTCTTCCTGGGCTAA